From Bos mutus isolate GX-2022 chromosome 5, NWIPB_WYAK_1.1, whole genome shotgun sequence, one genomic window encodes:
- the ASCL4 gene encoding achaete-scute homolog 4: protein MEKRPQDGLLTLPHHLSQVPLGMPRSLPRLLMRDSFRVSVSWERALGGGGAPRRPYLPLRLDGAFEPAFLRKRNERERQRVRCVNEGYARLRDHLPREVADRRLSKVETLRAAIGYIKQLQEVLERHAPGQEGAAGAGSSRRAECNSDGESKASSAPSPSSEPEDGAS, encoded by the coding sequence ATGGAGAAACGTCCACAGGACGGACTGCTGACCCTACCGCATCACCTGAGCCAGGTGCCTCTGGGCATGCCGAGGTCCCTGCCCCGCCTCCTCATGCGGGACTCCTTCAGAGTCTCCGTGAGTTGGGAGCGGGcgctcggcggcggcggcgccccgAGGCGGCCCTACCTGCCCCTACGACTGGACGGCGCCTTCGAGCCCGCCTTCCTCCGCAAGCGCAACGAGCGCGAGCGGCAGCGGGTGCGCTGCGTGAACGAGGGGTACGCGCGCCTCCGAGACCACCTGCCCCGAGAGGTGGCGGACAGGCGCCTCAGCAAAGTGGAGACTCTCCGCGCCGCCATCGGCTACATCAAGCAGCTCCAGGAGGTGCTGGAGCGCCACGCACCGGGACAGGAGGGTGCGGCCGGTGCCGGCTCCTCGCGCAGGGCCGAATGCAACAGCGATGGCGAGTCCAAGGCCTCATCGGCGCCTTCGCCCAGCAGCGAGCCCGAGGACGGGGCCAGCTAG